GGCCTGACTCCAGAGGCTTCTGAGGTTTGGCAGCCCCTGCCTCTGGCTCCACAAACTGGCGGCCAACCAGGGAGAGGCCAAAGAAGGAGTAGACGGCTATGGTCACCACCTGGAGAAGGAAGAGCCAGGCTCAGAGCAGGGTGCAGtgggatggggagaaatgccgccCCTGCCTATGAGGCTCTATGGGAATTCTGACAAGTAATTAAATATGTATCCTGGTGTGGCAACACCAGTGGGGACAGGGTCACCTtggtggggctggagggaggctTTGAGGATGAACCCAATGCCTCGGGGGATTGAAATGGCCAGGCAAGTACCATGTCTAATTCTTCTCATCTCATACCCGGCACAAGACATATGGTAGGCACTGGGactggggagaggagaggcaaTTACTTGGGTGTAGACGAGGGGGATGCTGATCCAGTCATAGTGGAATAGCATACTGCACTTGGCTCGGTACTTGTTCAGCTCCTGGGGGAACGGCAGGAACAGGAAGTCAGCAGAGGTGAGGAAGGAACAGAGGTGCCCCGCACAAACTAGGCCTGGGCCCAGCCAGGAGGCTCATTCTCATTCTGCCCTCAGAGGTGTATTAGACTGGGGtgcttgaatcccagctctgctaacTAGCTGTGTAACTTAGGCAAGTTTCATTTCcactctgtgcctctgtttccacatctgtgcctccgtttcctcTTCTGTACAAGGAGGATGATAGTACCTATCTCAAAAGTTGCTGTAAGGGGATGAATGAGTTAACATAGCTACAGTGCTTCCAAAAGGCCGAAGTACACTGTTGGTGCCATACAAGTGTTAGGCACAAAAATTATTAGTCATCTTCAAAATAAGAGGGAGGAGGGCAGATGGGTCTGGTCCGGGGCTGACTCACTTCCAAAAGTAGACAGAGAGCGATGTCGTCACGGATTCGCCCGTCCCTCCGGGCCTGGGCCGCTAGGTTGGTGAACCAGACACAGGGCACCCAGTATTTGTTGAAGTCGGATTTCAGGCTCTCAaactttttcctctcttcttggGACATGAAACCTGCGGGGGTAAACCGGGTGGGGTGCAGTTGCACCCTCTGCCGCCAGGGGAGGCTGCTGTTCCGCTGTCTGGTTGCCCTCCCTCGCGTCCACCGGCAGTCCCAGGACTCGCGGTTCCGCGTTCTGGTCGCGGTCCAGACCCTTCCCTGGAGGGCCCTGCTCCCAGGACTCTCCCATGCAGCACCTGCATCCGGCCGTGGGCCGGCCCCCCAGAGGCTGCCGGCGAGCGGCGCACCTGCGTCCACCACGTGCTCCATGGTGGGGAAGCGCTTGAGCACGCGGGTGCTGACCGAGCGCAGCACCAGCACGGAAGCCAGGTTCGCGTAGCGGATGAGGGTGCGGCGCAGCAGGCGACCCCGCTGGTCCACACCGTGCACGCTGGCGGAGATGACGCACATCAGCTGGTCTGGCAGCGGGATGCTTGTGTACTGAGACCACCAGCGGTTCACCACCAGAGTCACATAGAAACCTGCTTGGCCGCCATGGTAGAGGGAATAGGAGGGGAAGGTGGAGAGCCTGGAAGTCGGAGCGCCTCACCTCCCCCAGCAGAGGGCCTGGTCCAGGCCAGTTGAATCGTGGCAGGGGGAAGGAAATATTCGGCTCCAGTGCCCTGCCGTGCCAgaccaggaggagggagaagggcaaACTTCCTCCAGCAGAGGGAAAGTGGGGGTTCAAAGCCAGAAGACTGCTTcccaggagggtggggaaggggttGTCACCTCTGTCCAGCTCCCCTCCAGTGCCCAGGGTGGGCTTGTGAAGCCAGCAGGTGTCTTGTGCCTTGCTGGAAGTTAGGGTCCAGGAAGTGATAGGGCCCTGCCCTCCGGGGGCCCTGGACCCAGCACCCAGCTCCTGTGCCTGCTGGGCCTGCTCTGGCTGACCAGGCTCTGCCACTCTGTTGATTCTTTTTGGTTTAGGGGAGTCTCGCTACATTTCTGAGGCtggactggaactcctgggctcaagcaatcctctcacctcagcctcttgagtagctgagactgcaggtgcaccaCCAGACCATTTGTTGGATAATTCTGACCCTCGGAGCTGTCAACCCAACCCAGAGGTCAGGAAAGACAGTAAGGAGGATACAGGAAAAACTAGAAGGGGGCCTTACCCAGAACAAAGGACAAGGGAATGAGGTTCGCTGAGCGGTTGCAGTACCGGGCCACCTGAGCATACACGTGCCTCTGCTCCTGGGTCAGCAGCAGCCTGGGGAAGGCAGGTGTAGGCTTGGGTTAGAGGGAGGTGGGTGGCCCAGTCTCCCTGCTTCTGCAAGCTCGAAGAGCCTACCCTTACCGGTAGATGATGCTAAGCACAGCGTACAAGGCCACAAAGAGGAAGAATTCCTTGTAGAGGAGCTTGTAGATGCTTCCCCTCCATCGGAGAAGCAGTCCAGAGAAACCTCCAAAGCGGGCTTCTGCCACTTTGAGAGTGTATGAAACCGTCATGGTGCTggcagcctggggcaggaggtAACAAGAGTTGCCCCCAGGACTGTCCTTTACTTCCCAGACAACCTCCCTCCCACTCTGGTCTCACACACCCCAGCCTTCACCCCGCATCAGTGGACAAGAGGGTAGGAGCCTGCAGAGCAGAAAAGCACACCCCATCCCTTGCAGAACTCAGCAGTACATGGCAAAGCCAGGCTAGCGTTGGGCCAGGTAGAACTGAGATCTATGTCCCTTCATGCATGAGGCTTCCTCAAGCTCCTCTTCAGTCTGCAGGGCTAGGGATAACCAGATCCTGAACTGCTGCGGACAGGAGACACAGCTCCAGCCCAAACCCACTGTTATTTCTTGGAGCCTTGCTCTGGAAGCTGATTGACTAGCCTACCAAGGCCCAGGGCACTCCTACCCCCATCCCATACCTGCCTGCTTGCTCTGGGCAGCAGCCGTGTGGAGGAAGAACTGGGCTAGACTTCACCCCCCACAGACTTAAGTACCTCTGGGATCTATAAAGTCAGGCTGGACTGAGGCCTATCACTGATGGATTGAAGCTGTCATCCAGCTTCCCCTGGTGCTGGGAACTGGGTGTGTCTCCCTACCCCTGTAAGGCTGGGCTGGCCTTTGAGTGGCAGTAATGCCACCTATAATGACCCCACAGCTCACACAGACGACACCATGTCCTTCGAGCCAGTATGACAGGAATTACTGTCCCACATTTCAGGTGGGAAGACAGATGCATGATAAACTGTTATAATAATACCAGCTGCTGATTACAGAGCACTGACTAAGTGGCAGGCACCATGCCAAGGGCACTACTATGTCATCCTCTCATGAAATCCTCATTGCAGCCCCATAAGGTAGGAATCAATCTtccacatttcacagatgaggctcCAAGAGAGGTAAATGACTTGCCCGCAGTTGGCCACACAGCTAGCGCATGTTGGAGGCAGGATTCAAAGCCAGGGCTGCTGGACTTCCAACGCTGGAAGTGGCCTGGCAAGGGCGTGAGCTCCAGAACCCCTCGTGCACTGGCCACACTCCCAGGCTTCTTGTCCAGGCTCTGGGGGGCTTGGCCAGGCTCTTCCCCATCCATGCCACAGGGCTGGCAGCCACAGATCTGGAAGTTCAGGATAGGAGTGCAGGCCCTGTTAAGCCCTGTGTCCAACATCCTGACTCCTAGGGGTGCCCAGGATTTGAATGGCCACTTTCACCTCTgggcttcaatttcttcatctgtcaaacaGAGGAAGTAATACCTAAGGTGCAGATAGAACCACTgccaccaggcgcagtggcttacccctgtaatcctagcactttgggcggccgagagGCAGGCAgcccacttgaggtcaggagttagagaccagcctggcctaacatggtgaaaccctgactctactaaaagtacaaaaattagccaggcggcacacacctgtaatcccaggtacctgggaatttgaggcaggagaatcacttgaacccagggagccagaggttgcaatgagccaagatcgtgccactgcactctagcctgggccaggCAAGTACCATCACTaattctctaaaagaaaaagaaatagaatctcaatgggagaatcacttgaacccaggaggtggaggttgctgtgagttgagattgtgccactgcactccagcctgggtgacagagcaagtctctgtcaaaaaaaaaaaaaaaaaaaaagacaaacagaaagagaaatagaacCTCAAAATGGGAAGAGAATTGGCAGTTCACATACCCTCCCAGTGCTGAGATAAGTGAACACTGAAAATCCCAAGAGCAGTGGTCTTGCCTCTGTCTTGTTTGGGGACGTTCCTCACCCTACACTGTAAGCTGGTTCTCAACAACAAGAGTTtccttggccgggtgtggtggctcatgcctataatcccagcactttgggaggctgaggtgggtggaacacctaaggtcgggagttcgagaccagcctgaccaacatggagaaacctcatctctgtatttaaaaaaaataagaagaagaaaaaaaaaagagtttccaaAAGAGAGGAAGCATAGAGGTGGTGATGAGCACAGGCTTGGGAGTCGGGCAAACCTGGGtctgaatcccagctctctgTAACTGTGCAAGTCACctaatctctctgaacctcagtttcctcctctgcaaagcAGGATCCAGAACACCTAACCTCATGGGGCAATTTTAAGTATTCACAGAAACAATGACTACGGCCTAGAGCACTGTGGGTGGTTGGCTTGGACTGCTGTTACTATGAAAAGTTGAATctgttttctttggtttcttaTTATTGGTCCACC
Above is a window of Saimiri boliviensis isolate mSaiBol1 chromosome 11, mSaiBol1.pri, whole genome shotgun sequence DNA encoding:
- the BEST4 gene encoding bestrophin-4 isoform X1 — encoded protein: MTVSYTLKVAEARFGGFSGLLLRWRGSIYKLLYKEFFLFVALYAVLSIIYRLLLTQEQRHVYAQVARYCNRSANLIPLSFVLGFYVTLVVNRWWSQYTSIPLPDQLMCVISASVHGVDQRGRLLRRTLIRYANLASVLVLRSVSTRVLKRFPTMEHVVDAGFMSQEERKKFESLKSDFNKYWVPCVWFTNLAAQARRDGRIRDDIALCLLLEELNKYRAKCSMLFHYDWISIPLVYTQVVTIAVYSFFGLSLVGRQFVEPEAGAAKPQKPLESGQEPAPALGDLDMYVPLTTLLQFFFYAGWLKVAEQIINPFGEDDDDFETNQLIDRNLQVSLLSVDEMYQNLPPAEKDQYWDEDQPQPPYTVATAAESLRPSFLGSTFNLRMSDDPEQSLQVEASPASGRPVPAAQTPLLGRFLGAVAPSPAISLRNFGRARGTPRTPHLLRLRAEEGGDPEAASRIEEEAAESEDEALEP